The following proteins come from a genomic window of Actinopolyspora saharensis:
- a CDS encoding FAD-dependent oxidoreductase → MSNPLRVAVIGAGPAGVYAADILTKSETTTEVDLFDRMPTPYGLVRYGVAPDHPRIKGIVNALHKILDKPGIRFLGHVEYGVDCKLEDLRRHYDAVVFATGAADDRNLGIPGAELPGSHGASEFISFYDGHPDSPRDWNLDARNVAVLGAGNVALDVGRVLAKQADDLLDTEIPDNVHSALSRSNVTDVHVFARRGPAQTKFTPLELRELDHEPNTELIVHPEGFEIDEAGEEAMRTNNQVKSVVKTLQDWALRDPVGNTARRLHFHFLRRPVEILGEDAVSGLRTEVMELTGDGSVRGTGEYETYDVQSVYRAVGYLSSALPDVPFDHGSGTIPHDGGRVLDLDGDHVPGVYTTGWIKRGPVGLIGHTKGDALETVNNLLSDAENLPEPAEPERDAILRMLDERGISYTTWEGWNQLDAHERALGTERGRERLKVVEREEMVRISREEAEV, encoded by the coding sequence GTGAGCAACCCGCTCCGAGTAGCCGTCATCGGCGCAGGACCCGCAGGCGTCTACGCCGCGGACATCCTGACCAAATCGGAAACGACCACCGAAGTCGACCTCTTCGACCGGATGCCCACCCCCTACGGACTGGTCCGCTACGGCGTCGCCCCGGACCACCCGCGAATCAAGGGGATCGTCAACGCGCTGCACAAGATCCTGGACAAGCCGGGCATCCGCTTCCTCGGACACGTCGAGTACGGGGTGGACTGCAAGCTGGAGGACCTGCGCAGGCACTACGACGCCGTGGTGTTCGCCACCGGCGCAGCCGACGACAGGAACCTGGGCATCCCCGGGGCCGAGCTGCCCGGCAGCCACGGCGCCTCCGAGTTCATCTCCTTCTACGACGGCCACCCGGACTCGCCCCGCGACTGGAACCTCGACGCGCGGAACGTGGCCGTCCTCGGGGCGGGCAACGTGGCGCTCGACGTCGGGCGGGTGCTGGCCAAGCAGGCCGACGACCTGCTCGACACCGAGATCCCGGACAACGTGCACAGCGCGCTGAGCCGGTCCAACGTGACCGATGTGCACGTGTTCGCCCGCCGGGGTCCCGCGCAGACGAAATTCACCCCCCTCGAACTGCGCGAACTCGACCACGAACCGAACACGGAGCTGATCGTGCACCCCGAGGGCTTCGAGATCGACGAGGCCGGCGAGGAGGCGATGCGGACGAACAACCAGGTCAAGTCCGTGGTCAAAACCCTGCAGGACTGGGCGCTGCGGGACCCCGTGGGCAACACGGCGCGCAGGCTGCACTTCCACTTCCTGCGGCGTCCCGTGGAGATCCTGGGCGAGGACGCCGTCAGCGGGCTGCGCACCGAGGTCATGGAACTCACCGGTGACGGCTCGGTCCGCGGGACCGGCGAGTACGAGACCTACGACGTGCAGTCCGTCTACCGCGCGGTGGGCTACCTCAGCTCGGCGCTGCCGGACGTGCCCTTCGACCACGGCTCGGGAACCATCCCGCACGACGGGGGCAGGGTGCTGGACCTCGACGGGGACCACGTCCCCGGCGTGTACACGACCGGTTGGATCAAGCGCGGCCCGGTGGGGCTGATCGGTCACACCAAGGGCGATGCGCTGGAAACCGTCAACAACCTGCTCTCCGACGCCGAGAACCTCCCGGAACCGGCCGAGCCCGAGCGGGACGCGATCCTGCGGATGCTCGACGAGCGCGGGATCTCCTACACCACCTGGGAGGGCTGGAACCAGCTCGACGCGCACGAGCGCGCCCTCGGCACCGAGCGGGGCAGGGAGCGCCTGAAAGTCGTCGAGCGCGAGGAAATGGTGCGGATCAGCCGCGAAGAAGCCGAGGTCTGA
- a CDS encoding SAM-dependent methyltransferase translates to MSEPNRLPADVDLEKASAARCYDYYLGGSHNFEVDRELAHKVEAQVPQVKPLAQDNRAFLRRAVRYCLDRGIRQFLDIGSGIPTVGNVHEIVQEIDPEARVLYVDNEPVAVAHSRTILEGNDRAGVVQADLQDVDGILGSEEAGRLLDLEEPIAVMMIALLHFVPDSARPREIIRGYHERMAPGSFLGLSHVTPDDYPEYTRSLVELYAESSNPGTVRSHAEVAELLGDFELVEPGLVYVPEWCPDTEEDRWQDPASSLVYGAVGYKV, encoded by the coding sequence ATGTCAGAGCCGAACCGTCTGCCCGCGGACGTCGATCTGGAGAAGGCCAGTGCGGCGCGCTGCTACGACTACTACCTCGGCGGGTCGCACAACTTCGAGGTCGACCGGGAACTGGCCCACAAGGTCGAGGCCCAGGTCCCGCAGGTGAAACCGCTGGCACAGGACAACAGGGCCTTTCTGCGCCGCGCGGTGCGCTACTGCCTGGACAGGGGGATCCGCCAGTTCCTGGACATCGGTTCGGGGATCCCCACCGTGGGCAACGTGCACGAGATCGTCCAGGAGATCGACCCCGAGGCGCGGGTGCTCTACGTCGACAACGAACCCGTCGCCGTGGCGCACAGTCGCACGATCCTGGAGGGCAACGACCGGGCCGGAGTTGTCCAGGCCGACTTACAGGACGTCGACGGGATCCTCGGTTCGGAGGAGGCCGGGCGGCTGCTCGACCTCGAGGAGCCGATCGCGGTGATGATGATCGCCCTGCTGCACTTCGTCCCGGATTCCGCGCGGCCACGTGAGATCATCCGCGGCTATCACGAACGCATGGCGCCGGGAAGTTTCCTCGGGCTCTCGCATGTCACCCCCGATGATTACCCCGAGTACACCCGGAGTCTCGTGGAGTTGTACGCCGAGAGCAGCAACCCTGGAACCGTGCGCAGTCACGCGGAGGTGGCGGAGCTGCTCGGCGATTTCGAGCTCGTCGAGCCGGGGCTGGTTTACGTGCCGGAGTGGTGTCCGGACACCGAGGAGGACCGCTGGCAGGATCCGGCGAGTTCGCTGGTGTACGGAGCGGTCGGATACAAGGTGTGA
- a CDS encoding putative bifunctional diguanylate cyclase/phosphodiesterase — translation MSGTSSEESPVLDGERGRADPSAVEMTTAVDFARQWARLVIGTSYIPMARPELWKFLEERTERLLAVLWAESHDDEGCAQVGADLVRAHVLAPEALRRTVRLLGSELPGLANRLAPDTTVVPGRLNELLASFGAGFERAAQERVLAEQGVIQQAVLNARDAAEEALRSSEERFRAVFTSSALGIAIVGLDGVLQDVNESMTAIFGVPRAELVGRDMLELSDSRWVEVLREADSRLLDESTEQFAVDTKFTAPDERTVWTQVSGALVKDSEGVPEYQVVLYADITDRYLLQEELRRQATHDPLTGLANRTLLGTRMDEALRAVPADRRVGICYLDLDGFKTINDSLGHPIGDDLLREVANRVNALATGRGALTARMGGDEFVVLVPDTDGPAGVIHLVERLLEEIHRPVRIGGHELNASASAGVVEQSVTGLDADHLLREADITLYRAKDEGKAQWAMFDSERNAAARRRFRMSATMPAALDNHEFFVEYLPVRRLSDGGVVALHAAVRWDHPEYGELGAEDFVDLAEETGVIARLGDWLLRQACEHASRWVRELGADAPLVTVDLSERHFRDPDLVSRFKGILAETRLPAEQLRLGVPEAALFDEDNDPVDTVEIVRELGAAFVVRDFGARYTGVRRLRELPATSVRISGEYLKRLSEPEHPDPLDEHLVSSVVSAAHLLGMAVIADGVDTDLQGDRLRAMNVYAAQGQHVGEPVSALEVAEILGAGA, via the coding sequence ATGAGCGGCACTTCCTCCGAGGAATCACCCGTCCTCGACGGTGAGCGCGGGCGAGCGGACCCGAGCGCGGTGGAGATGACCACCGCGGTGGATTTCGCGCGGCAGTGGGCGCGTCTGGTCATCGGCACGAGCTACATCCCGATGGCCCGGCCCGAGCTGTGGAAGTTCCTCGAGGAACGCACCGAGCGGTTGCTCGCGGTGCTGTGGGCCGAGAGCCACGACGACGAGGGCTGCGCCCAGGTGGGAGCCGATCTGGTGCGGGCGCACGTGCTCGCGCCGGAGGCGTTGCGGCGGACGGTGCGCCTGCTCGGCTCCGAACTGCCCGGGCTGGCGAACAGGCTCGCGCCGGACACCACAGTGGTGCCGGGGCGGCTCAACGAACTGCTCGCCTCGTTCGGAGCCGGGTTCGAGCGGGCGGCCCAGGAGCGGGTCCTCGCCGAGCAGGGCGTCATCCAGCAGGCCGTGCTCAACGCTCGCGACGCCGCCGAGGAGGCCCTGCGTTCGAGCGAGGAGCGGTTCAGGGCCGTTTTCACCTCCTCCGCTCTCGGAATCGCCATCGTCGGCTTGGACGGGGTGTTGCAGGACGTCAACGAGTCGATGACGGCGATCTTCGGTGTTCCGCGCGCCGAGCTGGTGGGGCGGGACATGCTGGAGTTGTCCGACTCCCGCTGGGTCGAGGTGCTGCGGGAGGCCGACAGCAGGCTGCTGGACGAGTCGACCGAGCAGTTCGCGGTGGACACGAAGTTCACGGCCCCGGACGAGCGGACGGTGTGGACGCAGGTGTCCGGTGCGTTGGTCAAGGATTCCGAGGGAGTGCCCGAGTACCAAGTGGTGCTCTACGCCGACATCACGGACAGGTACCTCCTGCAGGAGGAACTCCGCAGGCAGGCGACGCACGATCCGCTCACCGGCCTGGCCAACCGCACCCTGCTGGGCACCAGGATGGACGAGGCGCTCCGGGCCGTTCCCGCCGACCGCAGGGTGGGGATCTGCTACCTCGACCTGGACGGGTTCAAGACGATCAACGACAGTCTCGGCCACCCCATCGGGGACGATCTCCTGCGCGAGGTCGCCAACCGGGTCAACGCCCTGGCCACCGGCCGGGGAGCGCTGACCGCCCGGATGGGCGGTGACGAGTTCGTCGTCCTCGTGCCGGACACCGACGGCCCCGCGGGGGTGATCCACCTGGTGGAGCGGTTGTTGGAGGAGATCCACCGTCCGGTGCGGATAGGAGGCCACGAGCTGAACGCCTCGGCCAGCGCCGGGGTGGTGGAGCAGTCGGTGACGGGGTTGGACGCCGATCACCTCCTCCGCGAGGCCGACATCACGCTGTACCGGGCCAAGGACGAGGGCAAGGCGCAGTGGGCGATGTTCGACTCGGAGCGCAACGCCGCTGCCAGGCGTCGTTTCCGGATGTCGGCCACGATGCCGGCCGCGCTGGACAACCACGAGTTCTTCGTCGAGTACCTGCCGGTGCGCAGGCTCTCCGACGGAGGCGTGGTCGCGTTGCACGCGGCCGTGCGCTGGGATCACCCCGAGTACGGCGAGTTGGGTGCCGAGGACTTCGTGGATCTGGCGGAGGAAACCGGTGTTATCGCTCGCTTGGGTGACTGGTTGCTGCGTCAGGCCTGCGAGCACGCCTCCCGGTGGGTTCGGGAGCTCGGTGCCGACGCCCCGCTGGTCACGGTCGACCTGTCGGAGCGGCACTTCCGGGATCCCGACCTGGTCAGCCGGTTCAAGGGCATCCTGGCGGAGACGCGGTTGCCCGCGGAGCAGCTGCGTCTCGGTGTTCCGGAGGCGGCGCTGTTCGACGAGGACAACGATCCGGTCGACACCGTCGAGATCGTCCGCGAGCTCGGAGCGGCCTTCGTCGTCCGGGACTTCGGGGCCCGCTACACCGGAGTGCGCAGGCTGCGGGAACTGCCCGCCACCTCGGTGCGCATCTCCGGCGAGTACTTGAAGCGCCTGTCGGAGCCGGAGCACCCCGACCCGTTGGACGAGCACCTCGTCAGCAGCGTGGTCTCGGCCGCCCACCTGCTGGGCATGGCCGTGATCGCCGACGGCGTGGACACGGATCTGCAGGGTGACCGGCTGCGTGCGATGAACGTGTACGCCGCGCAGGGGCAGCACGTGGGCGAGCCCGTCTCGGCGTTGGAAGTGGCCGAGATCCTGGGCGCGGGCGCCTGA
- the thrS gene encoding threonine--tRNA ligase produces the protein MSVSPLQTQQESRVKVPAGTTAGDAVQQAGLPSKGPEAVVVVRDGDGELRDLAWAPPVDVEVEAVPAASEAGRSVIRHSTAHVLAQAVQQLFPEAKLGIGPPVTDGFYYDFDVERPFTPEDLQALEKRMKQLVKSGQKFSRRELGSVEEARAELAAEPYKLELVDLKSGSEDVDTSEVMEVGDGELTVYDNIDRHGETVWGDLCRGPHVPHTRFLPAFKLTRVAAAYWRGDQRNRQLQRIYGTAWESKDALDAHLEWLAEAERRDHRRLGAELDLFSFPEEIGSGLPVFHPKGGVIRRELEDYSRRRHEQAGYEFVNSPHITKSALFETSGHLGWYADGMFPPMHLDEERDADGEVRKPGQDYYLKPMNCPFHNLIYRSRGRSYRELPLRLFEFGSVYRYEKSGVVHGLTRVRGMTQDDAHIYCTPDQLQSELKSLLSFVLNLLRDYGLEDFYLELSTRNEEKYVGSDELWEEATETLRRAAEDSGLELVPDPGGAAFYGPKVSVQAKDALGRTWQMSTIQLDYHMPERFDLEYTAADGSKQRPVKIHRALFGSIERFFGVLTEHYAGAFPAWLSPVQVVGIPIADDHVPYLEGVFERLGEKGLRVEIDTGDERMQKKIRNHTTQKVPFLVLAGGKDVEAGAVSFRFRDGSQLNGVPVEQAVEALGRWVGRRENASPTAENFGAELE, from the coding sequence GTGTCAGTCTCGCCGCTCCAAACCCAGCAGGAGTCCCGGGTTAAGGTACCGGCGGGCACTACGGCTGGTGATGCCGTCCAGCAGGCGGGATTGCCTTCCAAAGGTCCCGAGGCGGTCGTCGTCGTCCGCGACGGCGACGGGGAACTGCGTGACCTCGCCTGGGCTCCCCCGGTCGACGTGGAGGTCGAAGCGGTGCCCGCCGCCTCCGAGGCGGGGCGCAGCGTCATCCGGCACTCCACCGCCCACGTGCTGGCCCAGGCGGTGCAGCAACTGTTCCCCGAGGCCAAGCTGGGGATCGGCCCGCCGGTCACCGACGGCTTCTACTACGACTTCGACGTCGAGCGGCCGTTCACTCCGGAGGACCTTCAGGCGCTGGAAAAGCGCATGAAGCAGCTCGTCAAGTCCGGCCAGAAGTTCTCCCGCCGCGAGCTCGGCTCCGTCGAGGAGGCGCGCGCGGAGCTGGCCGCCGAGCCGTACAAGCTGGAACTCGTCGACCTCAAGTCGGGGTCGGAGGACGTGGACACCAGTGAGGTGATGGAGGTCGGGGACGGTGAGCTGACCGTCTACGACAACATCGACCGGCACGGGGAGACGGTCTGGGGAGACCTCTGCAGGGGGCCGCACGTCCCGCACACGCGGTTCCTGCCCGCCTTCAAGCTGACGCGGGTCGCAGCCGCGTACTGGAGGGGCGATCAGCGCAACCGGCAGCTGCAGCGGATCTACGGAACCGCCTGGGAGTCCAAGGACGCCCTGGACGCCCACCTGGAGTGGCTGGCCGAGGCGGAACGGCGGGACCACCGGCGCCTGGGTGCGGAGCTGGACCTGTTCTCCTTCCCGGAGGAGATCGGATCGGGGCTTCCGGTCTTCCACCCCAAGGGCGGGGTGATCCGTCGTGAGCTGGAGGACTACTCGCGGCGCAGGCACGAGCAGGCGGGCTACGAGTTCGTGAACTCGCCGCACATCACCAAGAGCGCGCTGTTCGAGACCTCGGGGCACCTCGGCTGGTACGCCGACGGGATGTTTCCGCCCATGCACCTCGACGAGGAGCGCGACGCCGACGGCGAGGTGCGCAAACCCGGCCAGGACTACTACCTGAAGCCGATGAACTGCCCGTTCCACAACCTCATCTACCGCTCGCGCGGACGCTCCTACCGCGAGCTGCCGCTGCGGTTGTTCGAGTTCGGTTCGGTGTACCGCTACGAGAAGTCCGGCGTGGTGCACGGGCTGACCAGGGTCCGCGGCATGACCCAGGACGACGCGCACATCTACTGCACTCCGGACCAGCTGCAGTCCGAGCTCAAGTCGCTGCTGAGCTTCGTGCTGAACCTGCTGCGCGACTACGGGCTGGAGGACTTCTACCTGGAGCTGTCCACCCGCAACGAGGAGAAGTACGTCGGCAGCGACGAGCTCTGGGAGGAGGCCACCGAGACGCTGCGGCGCGCCGCCGAGGACTCCGGTCTGGAGCTGGTGCCCGATCCGGGCGGGGCGGCCTTCTACGGGCCTAAGGTCTCGGTGCAGGCCAAGGACGCGCTGGGGCGCACCTGGCAGATGTCCACGATCCAGCTGGACTACCACATGCCGGAGCGCTTCGACCTGGAGTACACCGCGGCCGACGGCTCCAAGCAGCGGCCGGTGAAGATCCACCGCGCGTTGTTCGGCTCGATCGAGCGTTTCTTCGGCGTGCTCACCGAGCACTACGCGGGCGCGTTCCCCGCGTGGCTCTCCCCGGTGCAGGTGGTGGGCATCCCCATCGCCGACGACCACGTCCCGTACCTGGAGGGCGTCTTCGAGCGCCTCGGGGAGAAGGGGCTGCGCGTCGAGATCGACACCGGTGACGAGCGGATGCAGAAGAAGATCAGGAACCACACCACCCAGAAGGTTCCGTTCCTGGTGCTGGCCGGTGGCAAGGACGTCGAGGCGGGTGCGGTCTCCTTCCGCTTCCGCGACGGCAGTCAGCTCAACGGGGTGCCCGTGGAGCAGGCCGTCGAGGCGCTCGGCCGCTGGGTCGGGCGGCGCGAGAACGCCTCGCCGACGGCGGAGAACTTCGGAGCGGAGCTGGAGTGA
- a CDS encoding HIT family protein yields MGVPDALQRLWTPHRLSYIQGENKPTGDDSDECPFCGLLADERSDDETLIVARDELVFAVLNLYPYNPGHLMVLPYRHVADYTELTGEETVAVAELTQRAMRVIRGVSAPHGFNIGLNQGPVAGAGIAAHLHQHVVPRWGGDSNFMPVIGHTRVLPQLLADTRELLAEAWKRIG; encoded by the coding sequence ATCGGGGTGCCGGACGCGTTGCAGCGGCTGTGGACCCCGCACCGGCTCTCCTACATCCAGGGGGAGAACAAGCCGACCGGGGACGACAGCGACGAGTGCCCGTTCTGCGGGCTGTTGGCCGACGAGCGCTCCGACGACGAGACGCTGATCGTGGCCAGGGACGAGCTGGTCTTCGCCGTGCTGAACCTCTACCCGTACAACCCCGGTCACCTGATGGTGTTGCCGTACCGCCACGTCGCGGACTACACGGAGCTGACCGGGGAGGAGACCGTCGCGGTCGCGGAGTTAACCCAGCGGGCCATGCGCGTGATCCGCGGAGTCTCCGCTCCGCACGGCTTCAACATCGGGCTGAACCAGGGGCCGGTCGCCGGTGCGGGGATCGCGGCGCACCTGCACCAGCACGTCGTTCCCCGCTGGGGCGGCGATTCGAACTTCATGCCGGTGATCGGCCACACCAGGGTGCTGCCCCAGCTGTTGGCCGACACCCGTGAGCTGCTCGCCGAGGCCTGGAAGCGGATCGGGTGA
- a CDS encoding YceI family protein, with protein MTDATQIPGYTTGTWDIDAVHSEVEFTLRHMGVGRSRGRFDKFEGQIVTAENPLDSSVSATIDAASINTGSADRDAHVRAEDFLDTDNYPTAEFRSTGIRQNGDDWIIDGDFTLHGVTVPVSLEAELGGFTDTSDGGKLLGLSANTTLNRTDFKVGPNGGAMLGEKVKINLEIEATLRG; from the coding sequence ATGACAGACGCTACGCAGATCCCCGGTTACACCACGGGAACCTGGGACATCGACGCGGTGCACTCCGAGGTCGAGTTCACCCTCCGGCACATGGGGGTCGGCCGCTCCCGCGGTCGGTTCGACAAGTTCGAGGGCCAGATCGTGACCGCGGAGAACCCGCTGGACTCCAGCGTCTCCGCCACCATCGACGCCGCCTCCATCAACACGGGCAGCGCCGACCGCGACGCCCACGTGCGCGCCGAGGACTTCCTGGACACGGACAACTACCCCACGGCGGAGTTCCGCTCCACCGGCATCAGGCAGAACGGTGACGACTGGATCATCGACGGAGACTTCACCCTGCACGGCGTGACGGTTCCGGTCTCCCTGGAAGCCGAGCTCGGCGGCTTCACCGACACCTCCGACGGGGGCAAGCTGCTCGGCCTCTCGGCGAACACCACCCTGAACCGCACCGACTTCAAGGTCGGCCCGAACGGCGGCGCCATGCTCGGCGAGAAGGTCAAGATCAACCTGGAGATCGAGGCCACTCTGCGCGGATGA
- the pgsA gene encoding phosphatidylinositol phosphate synthase: MLNLFARASVSRLTDPVGAWLVRHRMSPNVVTVIGTVCTVLSAVTLFPLGHLLAGTLVVTFFLLFDLLDGAAARAAGAEDGFGAVLDASCDRVADGAVFGSLVWWALVGDQHWRGAALLICLVAAQVISYVKARAQAERVKVEAGVAERAERMVVLLVGTGLHGMGVPYVLDVALWGLAAMSIYTVGQRLAGSCRA, encoded by the coding sequence ATGTTGAACCTTTTCGCGCGAGCTTCGGTGTCCAGGCTCACCGATCCGGTGGGTGCGTGGTTGGTGCGGCATCGAATGTCACCCAACGTGGTGACAGTGATCGGGACGGTTTGCACCGTCCTGTCGGCTGTGACGTTGTTCCCGCTCGGGCACCTGCTGGCCGGGACCCTGGTGGTCACCTTCTTCCTGCTGTTCGACCTGCTCGACGGGGCCGCGGCGCGGGCGGCCGGCGCGGAGGACGGATTCGGGGCCGTGCTGGACGCGAGCTGCGACCGCGTGGCGGACGGGGCCGTGTTCGGCTCGCTCGTCTGGTGGGCCCTGGTCGGGGACCAGCACTGGAGAGGGGCGGCGCTGCTGATCTGCCTGGTCGCGGCCCAGGTGATCTCCTACGTCAAGGCCCGCGCGCAGGCCGAGCGGGTGAAGGTCGAGGCGGGCGTGGCCGAGCGGGCCGAGCGGATGGTCGTCCTGCTCGTCGGCACCGGCCTGCACGGGATGGGCGTGCCCTACGTGCTGGACGTCGCGCTGTGGGGGCTGGCCGCGATGTCGATCTACACCGTCGGTCAGCGCCTGGCCGGTTCCTGTCGGGCCTGA
- a CDS encoding helix-turn-helix domain-containing protein, giving the protein MAQEVRGLREAAELKQSDVVKRLRCNSAKVARMESTRNTISGSDLEVMLALFDVGTLRSGCTRSSARPLLPVAQWPSQKPGQWPVSAGGELPNVESAIR; this is encoded by the coding sequence TTGGCTCAGGAGGTTCGCGGGCTCCGCGAGGCGGCAGAACTGAAGCAGTCCGATGTGGTCAAGCGGTTGCGCTGCAACTCGGCGAAGGTTGCCCGCATGGAGAGCACGCGCAACACGATCAGCGGCTCCGACCTGGAGGTGATGCTCGCGCTCTTCGACGTCGGGACGCTCCGCTCGGGGTGCACGCGATCATCGGCGAGGCCGCTGCTCCCAGTGGCCCAGTGGCCTAGCCAGAAACCCGGGCAGTGGCCCGTGTCCGCGGGCGGGGAGTTGCCTAACGTCGAATCCGCAATCCGATGA
- the pdxS gene encoding pyridoxal 5'-phosphate synthase lyase subunit PdxS, whose translation MTNGDVASSRPARTSTGTDGVKRGMAEMLKGGVIMDVVTPEQARIAEEAGAVAVMALERVPADIRSQGGVARMSDPAMIEEIVGEVSIPVMAKARIGHFVEAEVLQSLGVDYVDESEVLTPADEDNHVDKWPFTVPFVCGATNLGEALRRIAEGAAMIRSKGEAGTGNVVEATRHMRRIRAELRKLSVLDSSELYAAAKEMRVPVELVREVAETGQLPVVLFTAGGIATPADAAMMRRLGAEGVFVGSGIFKSGDPKARAEAIVKATTFYDDPDLLARVSRGLGEAMVGLNVADLPEEQHYAQRGW comes from the coding sequence GTGACCAACGGCGACGTCGCGAGCAGCCGCCCCGCGCGGACTTCCACGGGCACGGACGGTGTCAAGCGGGGCATGGCGGAGATGCTCAAAGGCGGCGTGATCATGGACGTCGTGACCCCGGAGCAGGCCAGGATCGCCGAGGAGGCCGGAGCGGTCGCCGTCATGGCGCTCGAGCGGGTGCCCGCCGACATCCGTTCCCAGGGCGGGGTGGCCCGGATGTCCGATCCCGCGATGATCGAGGAGATCGTCGGGGAGGTATCCATCCCGGTGATGGCCAAGGCGCGCATCGGGCACTTCGTCGAGGCGGAGGTGCTGCAGTCGCTCGGGGTCGACTACGTCGACGAGTCCGAGGTGCTGACCCCGGCGGACGAGGACAACCACGTGGACAAGTGGCCGTTCACGGTCCCCTTCGTCTGCGGCGCCACCAACCTGGGGGAGGCCCTCCGGCGCATCGCCGAGGGCGCGGCGATGATCCGCTCCAAGGGCGAGGCCGGGACCGGCAACGTGGTGGAGGCGACCCGGCACATGCGCCGGATCCGCGCGGAGCTGCGCAAGCTCTCGGTGCTGGACAGCTCGGAGCTGTACGCGGCGGCCAAGGAGATGCGGGTGCCGGTGGAGCTCGTGCGGGAGGTCGCCGAAACGGGACAGTTGCCCGTGGTGCTGTTCACCGCCGGAGGCATCGCCACCCCGGCGGACGCGGCGATGATGCGCAGGCTCGGTGCCGAGGGCGTGTTCGTCGGTTCGGGGATCTTCAAGTCCGGTGACCCGAAGGCTCGGGCCGAGGCGATCGTCAAGGCGACGACGTTCTACGACGACCCCGACCTGCTCGCCAGGGTCTCGCGCGGGCTGGGTGAGGCCATGGTCGGGCTCAACGTGGCGGACCTGCCGGAGGAGCAGCACTACGCGCAGCGCGGCTGGTGA
- a CDS encoding helix-turn-helix domain-containing protein: protein MNDGRPTTALEVIAPALRRAREEAGVSLNELAKRAGLAKSTLSQLESGAGNPSVETLWAVAATLEIPFSRLVEPPAPHVKVIRSGHAPRLGSEQGDFAAGLLSSCPAGASRDLYEITLPPEQERHAEPHHRGTVEHLVVTSGTLRAGPATEPVELHPGDYLTFSGEVAHVYRTLSLPATALLVMEHK from the coding sequence ATGAACGACGGCAGGCCCACCACCGCCCTGGAGGTCATCGCCCCCGCGCTGCGACGTGCCCGCGAGGAGGCCGGCGTCTCCCTCAACGAGCTCGCCAAGCGCGCCGGACTCGCGAAGTCCACCCTCTCCCAGCTCGAGTCGGGGGCGGGAAACCCCAGCGTGGAGACGCTGTGGGCGGTGGCGGCGACCCTCGAGATCCCCTTCAGCAGGCTCGTGGAACCTCCCGCCCCGCACGTGAAGGTCATCCGCTCCGGACACGCCCCCAGGCTGGGCTCCGAGCAGGGGGACTTCGCCGCGGGCCTGCTCTCGTCCTGCCCAGCGGGCGCCAGCAGGGACCTCTACGAGATCACGCTGCCCCCGGAGCAGGAACGACACGCGGAACCGCACCACCGGGGGACGGTCGAGCACCTGGTGGTGACCTCAGGGACGCTGCGCGCGGGTCCGGCGACGGAGCCGGTCGAGCTGCACCCCGGCGACTACCTCACCTTCTCCGGCGAGGTCGCCCACGTGTACCGGACGCTCTCCCTCCCGGCCACGGCGCTGCTGGTCATGGAACACAAGTAG
- a CDS encoding AzlC family ABC transporter permease yields the protein MKRTARGFGDETSLFAPVASMGLALAVIGASLGAIAVSRGVPLWLATLMGALVFAGGSELMAVGMATSGAAPLAVVLGGVLLNARHLPYGLALGNVLGRSGPLGRLFGSHLLVDEAVAFALAESDPQRQRRAFWAAGLTLYGVWAPSVFVGGLIGNGVGDPRALGLDAALPAGLLALVLPSLRDRPTLRAVVLGSVVAVVLTPLLAEGLPVLLALFGTLAALPDSRGERSGAREEEAA from the coding sequence ATGAAACGAACAGCGAGGGGTTTCGGGGACGAGACCTCCCTGTTCGCCCCCGTGGCCTCCATGGGGCTCGCGCTCGCGGTGATCGGAGCTTCGCTCGGTGCCATCGCGGTCTCGCGGGGCGTCCCGCTCTGGTTGGCCACCCTGATGGGCGCCCTGGTGTTCGCGGGTGGATCCGAGCTGATGGCCGTCGGAATGGCCACCTCGGGGGCGGCTCCGCTCGCGGTGGTGCTCGGTGGGGTGCTGCTCAACGCCAGGCACCTGCCCTACGGGCTGGCCCTCGGGAACGTGCTGGGGCGGAGCGGTCCGCTCGGCAGGTTATTCGGCAGTCACCTGCTGGTGGACGAGGCGGTTGCCTTCGCGCTGGCCGAGTCGGACCCGCAGCGCCAGCGCCGCGCCTTCTGGGCCGCCGGGCTGACCCTGTACGGGGTCTGGGCGCCCTCCGTGTTCGTCGGAGGGTTGATCGGCAACGGCGTCGGGGACCCGCGCGCCCTCGGGCTGGACGCGGCCCTGCCTGCCGGGCTGCTCGCCCTGGTGCTGCCCTCCCTGCGGGACCGCCCCACCCTCCGGGCGGTGGTGCTCGGCTCCGTGGTGGCCGTGGTGCTGACCCCGCTGCTGGCGGAAGGGCTCCCCGTGCTGCTCGCCCTGTTCGGAACCCTGGCCGCGCTCCCGGATTCCCGGGGAGAGCGCAGCGGAGCGCGCGAGGAGGAGGCCGCATGA